The DNA region GCAGTCGGCGTAAACCATTTGAATTCCCTGGTTAAACACCTTTAACGTATTGTGGCCGTATTCCGTCCGGATATCGACCGTTTGCTCCGGACCGTCCAGGGGTACGGTCGCATAAGGTTTTCCATCCACCGTTATAACCGCGTCCAGGGCGGACGGATCAAAGGTTTGCCGGTTTTCCGCAGCGGCCCGGAGCAGCAGCCAAACGGAACCGACCAGCACCAGAAACGCCATCAGCAGCACGTCGCCGCGTTTGAGTTTTAACATAAGCTCATTCCATTCTCGTGGTTTAAACGTAATTGTTACGAATAAACATATATTAGGAGCACGTCTCCCATTTGTCAATGACATGTCCCGAAAGGAGCTTGCAGGTATGCACCCTAACAGTAACACGCCAGGCACGCCGGTCATCATTTTAAGCGGATTTTTGGGCAGCGGCAAAACGACGCTGCTGCTGAAATTACTTGAGGAAGCGGGCAAACGCGGGCTTCGGCCCGGTGTATTAATGAATGAACTCGGGCGGCTCGATATCGACGGCGATCTCGTGTCCCGCGCATCCGGCACGGCCTTTCCGCTGGAAAAGCTGCTGGACGGCTGCATCTGCTGCACGAAAAAAGACGAAATCCAAGGAGCCATCGCCAGCCTGCTGCGGCAATCGCCCGACTTGCTGCTGCTGGAGCTCACCGGCGTGGCCAATCCGGAAGAAATCGTGGAGCAGCTCACCGAGCCGGGGTTGGTCCGCCGGGTCTATCTCCACCGCGTCATTACGATCGTAGATGCCGAGCATGCGCTTGAATACAACAGCATATTCGCCGCCGACAAACAGCTCGTGCGAACGCTGCGCGGTCAGATCGCTACGGCCGATGACCTGAT from Paenibacillus macerans includes:
- a CDS encoding NusG domain II-containing protein, with the translated sequence MLKLKRGDVLLMAFLVLVGSVWLLLRAAAENRQTFDPSALDAVITVDGKPYATVPLDGPEQTVDIRTEYGHNTLKVFNQGIQMVYADCPKKISMQMGFISRPGETIICVPNRVYVEIVSTGGGEPDDDGIDAYVR